CCTAAATTAAAAAAGAATACAGCGGCTACTAGTAGAAAATAAGCGGACTTTTCTTTTCTAGTCAGTAATGAAGCGGATCTGAAAGTTGGCTTTTTTAATAACCAATATAAAATAGCTAAATCAACAAACATTAATAAATCACTAGGTAAGAAAAGATTTGTAATACTACTTCCTAAATCTCCCATATTGCTTGTCTGAAACAATACTGGAATTGTTAAGAAATCATTGAAAAATCGGTAAAATACCATGTTTGCCAGGAGCAAACCTGTTACAAAGATACTAGCACCAAATATATAGCGGTTTCTGTTCTTCTCCTTCATGAAAAGTCCAAAACCAAACATTAGTAACAGAAAACTTAATGGATTAATGAATAATATAAACTCTTGTGTGAAGTTTTCAATTTTAATATCAAAGCTAGTTTTATAGACAATGTATGTTTTTATCCATAGAAATAACGTTGCTAATAGTAAAAATGAGATTTTTGAAAATGTCTTTTTGCGCATCTAACTACCTCCTCATCCCATGGGACAATTACGCTACCTTTTATCTCTAATTTTTTCCATTTATTAGGTTAGTATTAAACAACTAAAACATATCTTAATACTTTCTTTACAAAAAATCAATGTTTTTTCATACGCCCCTTACAATAGCCTGCTAGAATAATAATGTTAAGCTTATTCTCTATACCCTAGTATTAGACGTCCTAAAACATAAAAAGTTTCGTTTTCTTTAAAAGTAAAATAATTCTGAAAATAAACTCAGGAATATAGTTCTACTTTTGATTACATACAAACGATTCATTTAACTCAGTAATTTTAACATTAAAAATAAAAGGAGCTCTCTCATGGAGGCTCCTTTTTCCTATCACCTATCAGTATAGTTTATAGGTCTTTTTACGTGTTAATTTTATTTATTTAGTAATTTTGTCTTTACTAACCATGCTCCACCGATTACACCTGCATCATTCCCTAATGTTGCAACCGAGATGGACGCTGCTTTAGCAACTCGTGGGAAAGCAAAGCGTTTAAAATATTGCTCAACTCTAGAGATAAGATGGTCGCCTGCTTTAGATACTCCACCACCGATTACAATCTTTTCAGGGTTTAATCCATTGGATAAATTTGCAAGTACAAGTCCTAGTTGAAATGTAACATAATCAATTACTTCTACAGCTAAAGAATCGCCTTTTTCAGCAGCCTCAAATACATCTTTTGATGTTAAATCAGCGATTGTCTTAAGAATGCTATCCTGATCAGATGATTGAAGCTTTTCCTTTGCTATCCTTACGATTCCAGTGGCTGATGCGATTGTTTCAATACATCCAGTTTTACCACACCCACATTGAGCTCCACCTTCAGGGACAACCGTAACATGTCCGATTTCACCACCTGCTCCATTTACACCGTGGATAACCTCTCCATTTGAAATAATACCGCCACCAACACCAGTACCTAGTGTTACACAAATTAAGTCCTTAGCGCCGTCTCCAGCACCTTTCCACATTTCACCTAGTGCTGCAATGTTTGCATCATTATCAATAACAGCAGGTAAACCGGTTTCCAGCTCTAAATGATCTCTTAATGGATAGTTTACCCAGCCAAGGTTTGGTGTTTCATAAATAAGTCCGCTCTCTAAATTAACTGGACCAGGAGCGCCCATCCCTACTCCACCAAGTCTTGATTTATCCATTCCTAGTTCTTCAAGCTTTGTATCAATTGCTTTAGCGATATCGGTTGTAATTGCCTTCCCTGATTTATCAGTAGGAATTTCCCATTTCTCTAAAATCTCTCCATAGTAATTAATAAATGCCATTTTGATTGTTGTACCACCTAAATCTACACCCACTAATATTTTCTCATTCATTTAAAATCACCTTTTTCTACTATTATATATGTGTTCATTAGTAAACGTTTTCAACCCTATTACTTTTTACTTATACAAATCACTAAACGTAGATTATCCTTATCTTTTAAGTTTTGTATTTCTTGTCTTAAGAGTAGAACTGCCATTTGGTAATCCTTTGGCTCTAACAAATTTGATTGATACAACTGTTTCATTTCTTCTTCCATTAATTCTAGGTCAGAAACTCGATCGCCTATGTAAATGATCGTTCCAAATTTTTTTAAAAGCTGCTGAACGTCATATATCGTTTTCAAGGTATCACCTACTTCATTATAACTAACATTTCTAAGCACTTAGTTATAAGCACTACTTTCAAGTATAAAGGAATTGAAAAAAGCGTCAAGAAAACGTTTATAATTTGTAAGGTTTTTTGACAAGATTATTTTTCTAGCATTCCCCATACTATATTTCAATATATTAAAAATCATCAAAAACCCTCTAATTCTCCTTATTTTTATTGGATCCAATAATATAATTTATTTTATTTATCAGAATAATTTATTTTTTCTAAAAAATATATTGTCATTTCTAAAAGACAAGTTTAAAATAGGGTTACTTATTAATTGGAAGTTTTATTAGGGGGAACAAGTAATGGTAACTTTTATTTTATGTGTACTTATTTTAATCGTAGGATATTTCGTTTATTCGAAAGTAGTTGAGCGCGTATTTGGTATTGACGATCAACGTGTAACTCCTGCCTACGCAAAAACAGACGGGTTAGACTATATGCCTATGAGCTGGTGGAAGGCATCACTTATTCAGCTACTAAATATTGCAGGCTTAGGTCCAATATTCGGGGCGATTATGGGAGCTCTTTATGGACCAGTTGCATTTATATGGATTGTTGCTGGATGTTTATTCGCTGGCGCTGTTCATGATTATTTTTCCGGCATGCTTTCTATTAAACATGGCGGTGAACAATATCCAACACTTGTTGGACGTTACTTAGGAAAATCAGTTAAAACAATCATAAATTTAGTATCACTTGTGTTAATGATTTTAGTTGCAGCAGCTTTCACAGCGGGACCAGCTCAATTAGTTGAGCAGTTAACACCTTTAAGTTATTCAGCTTCTTTAATACTTATTTTCGTTTATTTCGTATTAGCAGCTGTTTTACCTATTAACAAACTAATCGGAAAAATTTACCCAATTTTCGGACTTATCTTAATCATCATGGCTGTTTCTATTGGGTTTGCTTTATTCTTTATGGATCATTCCATTCCAAATCTAACCGTAGAAAATTTACATCCAGGTGAATTACCAATTTGGCCATTACTAATGGTTACAATCTCTTGTGGAGCCATTTCTGGTTTTCATAGTACTCAAAGTCCAATTTTAGCTAGAACGTTAAAGAAAGAAAGCAATGGACGTAAAGTATTTTTTGGTGCAATGGTTGCTGAAGGTATTATTGCAATGATTTGGGCAGCAGCTGGTATGACATTCTTTGGAGGACCTGATGGACTTCAAGGAGCTCTTGCTGAAGGTGGTACAGCAGGTGTTGTAAACGAAATTAGTAAAACAACATTAGGGCAATTTGGTGGAATTCTTGCCGTACTAGGCGTCATTATTCTTCCTATCACAACAGGAGATACAGCATTAAGATCATCAAGAATGATGCTTGTTGAATTATTAAGTAAATTTGGAAACTTTGATTCTAAAATGAAAACTGTATTAATGACAATTCCAGTTATCGTTCCAACTTATCTTCTAACACAAATGGATTATTCATTCTTATGGCGTTATGTTGGTTGGACAAATCAAGTAGTTGCAACAGTGATGCTATGGACAGCTGCAATGTATTTACTACAGAACAACAAATTCCACTGGATTTGCAGCCTTCCAGCATTGTTCATGACAGCAGTAACTGGCTCTTATATTTTCTATGCACCAGAAGGATTCCAATTATCCTATCAAACTTCTATGATCATCGGTTCACTTATCTTTTTAGCTGTACTAATTTGGTTCTTAACTCAAATGAAAAAATATAAAAACAATCCTCTTCCATATGAAAAGGTTGCTTAAACCCTAAAAGGGCTGACAAATTGTCAGCCCTTTTTTAACGATCAGGATCTTGTGGATGTAAAAATGTTGGTCGACGATTTTTCAATGGCATTGGTGAACGGAATAAAACATCCCTTAGAGCACGTGCATTAAATGGGATAAACGGATATAGGTATGGAACATTGAAGGACTTCATACGCGCAAGCATAATAATCCAGCCAGTAATTCCAGCTACTAATCCTATTACTCCTAACCATGCGGTAAATAGAAGTAACACAATACGGTAAATTCGATTAGCTAGGCTTAATTCGTAACTAGGAGTTGCAAAGGTACCTATTGCTGCAATGGCTAAATATAAAATCACTTCGTTTGTTAGAAGGCCAACTTCTACCGCTACTTGTCCAACCATTAAGGCGGCAACAAGCCCCAGAGCGGTTGCTAACGATGATGGGGTATGAATGGCAGCCATCCTTAAGATATCAATTCCAACTTCAATCAGAAGAAACTGTAGAAGTAATGGTACTTGACCTGGATCTTCAATACCAACAAATTTCATACCAGGTGGCAATAGACCAGGATTATCAGCAAATAAATACCACAGAGGTAAAATAAAAATTGAAGCCCACACTGCGATAAATCGAACCATTCGTAAGTAAGCTCCGACAATCGGCTTATTTCGATATTCCTCAGCATGCTGCAAATGATGCCAAAATGTTGTTGGAGTGATAAGTGCGCTAGGAGACCCATCGACAAAAACAATCACATGTCCCTCATATATATGAGCTGCTGCTGTGTCAGGACGTTCTGTGTATCTTACCATGGGATATGGGTTAAGATGTCGACCTGAGATAAATTCCTCAACTGTTTTTTCTCCCATAGGAAGACCGTCTGTATCAATAGCCAGTAGCGACTTTTTTAAATCCTCAACATGTTTCATGTCTGCAATATCCTCTAAATAGCAAACAACCACATCTGTTTTCGAACGTCTACCTATTTGTAAATACTCCATTCTGAGAGATCGATCTCTAATTCTTCGTCTTGTTAATGCCGTATTAAATACGATTGTTTCCACATACCCGTCTCTTGAACCTCTAACAACTTTTTCCATATCCGGTTCCTGTGGCCCACGGACAGGATATGTACGGGCATCAATTAAGATGACTTGATCAATACCTTCTATAACAAGAGCTGTTGGCCCTGCCAAAACGGTTCCAACAACAGTATTTAAATCATCTGTTTTCTCAATTTCAACGTACGGGATATACGTTTTGAGTAGCTTTTCAAGAGTATTTTCCTCGAGCTGCTCAGGTGTAAGCTCAGATAAATATCTCATTAAATAATGTAAGATATCATCTTTTACAAAACCATCCACCATAAATAACGCCATTTTACGTCCAGCATACTCAACATCGAGCTGAATTACATCAAAGCTTTTCTTTACACCCAGTCGTTCATTTAAGTACGATGTATTTTCCTGAAAATCCTTCGTTACAATCTTTTTTTCTACCTCATACGCCATAAGATTTCTCCATTTCGTATCACGATTTGTTACACATCTTTGACGTATTATTGGTAAAACATACCTATATTCCATTAATTTGTTATTTTTAGCTTGTACTCATAAAATCGTAAATTGAATCATACAATTTAGCAACCTGTCCTTCTCGGAGTTGATAAAATGAAAACAAAATGGATGATTGT
This genomic stretch from Metabacillus sp. B2-18 harbors:
- a CDS encoding spore germination protein; the encoded protein is MAYEVEKKIVTKDFQENTSYLNERLGVKKSFDVIQLDVEYAGRKMALFMVDGFVKDDILHYLMRYLSELTPEQLEENTLEKLLKTYIPYVEIEKTDDLNTVVGTVLAGPTALVIEGIDQVILIDARTYPVRGPQEPDMEKVVRGSRDGYVETIVFNTALTRRRIRDRSLRMEYLQIGRRSKTDVVVCYLEDIADMKHVEDLKKSLLAIDTDGLPMGEKTVEEFISGRHLNPYPMVRYTERPDTAAAHIYEGHVIVFVDGSPSALITPTTFWHHLQHAEEYRNKPIVGAYLRMVRFIAVWASIFILPLWYLFADNPGLLPPGMKFVGIEDPGQVPLLLQFLLIEVGIDILRMAAIHTPSSLATALGLVAALMVGQVAVEVGLLTNEVILYLAIAAIGTFATPSYELSLANRIYRIVLLLFTAWLGVIGLVAGITGWIIMLARMKSFNVPYLYPFIPFNARALRDVLFRSPMPLKNRRPTFLHPQDPDR
- a CDS encoding YqgQ family protein, producing MKTIYDVQQLLKKFGTIIYIGDRVSDLELMEEEMKQLYQSNLLEPKDYQMAVLLLRQEIQNLKDKDNLRLVICISKK
- a CDS encoding ROK family glucokinase, with protein sequence MNEKILVGVDLGGTTIKMAFINYYGEILEKWEIPTDKSGKAITTDIAKAIDTKLEELGMDKSRLGGVGMGAPGPVNLESGLIYETPNLGWVNYPLRDHLELETGLPAVIDNDANIAALGEMWKGAGDGAKDLICVTLGTGVGGGIISNGEVIHGVNGAGGEIGHVTVVPEGGAQCGCGKTGCIETIASATGIVRIAKEKLQSSDQDSILKTIADLTSKDVFEAAEKGDSLAVEVIDYVTFQLGLVLANLSNGLNPEKIVIGGGVSKAGDHLISRVEQYFKRFAFPRVAKAASISVATLGNDAGVIGGAWLVKTKLLNK
- a CDS encoding carbon starvation CstA family protein translates to MVTFILCVLILIVGYFVYSKVVERVFGIDDQRVTPAYAKTDGLDYMPMSWWKASLIQLLNIAGLGPIFGAIMGALYGPVAFIWIVAGCLFAGAVHDYFSGMLSIKHGGEQYPTLVGRYLGKSVKTIINLVSLVLMILVAAAFTAGPAQLVEQLTPLSYSASLILIFVYFVLAAVLPINKLIGKIYPIFGLILIIMAVSIGFALFFMDHSIPNLTVENLHPGELPIWPLLMVTISCGAISGFHSTQSPILARTLKKESNGRKVFFGAMVAEGIIAMIWAAAGMTFFGGPDGLQGALAEGGTAGVVNEISKTTLGQFGGILAVLGVIILPITTGDTALRSSRMMLVELLSKFGNFDSKMKTVLMTIPVIVPTYLLTQMDYSFLWRYVGWTNQVVATVMLWTAAMYLLQNNKFHWICSLPALFMTAVTGSYIFYAPEGFQLSYQTSMIIGSLIFLAVLIWFLTQMKKYKNNPLPYEKVA